The Siniperca chuatsi isolate FFG_IHB_CAS linkage group LG12, ASM2008510v1, whole genome shotgun sequence genome has a segment encoding these proteins:
- the LOC122886104 gene encoding bromodomain adjacent to zinc finger domain protein 2B-like isoform X6, whose product MEFGERLASPSSAPSLHMASSSASSSPAPPQTTSTKCRPAPSPAGSSPLTTCGHLLQITGDESLNMSGSSNGFPLVSHPAFGLYTSNSSRSEFGGLGSLGLSALAAHSQFGTFPDLWRPSEAHTRGAAAFFPPLLGLHPVFASAFNSHDPVHLQSRTSVSVGVIGTVNGRSASSSTGNSAVNTSSFPTKGNMEKTKANSSWSRKSSQDVGQLHQKTIQKTKEKKPNKRPLETSSMSGSQSGSLSDSSSDGEESSSDLDDMEEEDNDEDEDDQSNDSEDSDSEKESRVKVKRLTQNTSESKKKRPCSADGNTTLDNLRDIVPLTSSYRLQSSSHPTGLPQSAALFLQSSRTAEEESQQHISVIQATGSAAGNSPRTQSHREASPLPSRSSPNPMSNSPKHLPPSTSPKPFSHSSSPKHSSVSSSPKPLALCSPSKPLSLCSSPKPRSSFSLPNPPPNLLDERSLHLNSFKLKQPLHSKDSVKQAFSLRPKSQNCNDANLFLNHHPNGVIHSGVQDAPLALITKPRSQSSTPSSRPLLAATSPPYPMPINLSTGTKEMSGSSASPLKSSASSGLTHRSRKTKTPKSLHAGKHLQKTNSSCPPVDLVRSSESDIHSSKDSDDSLGDDYDDDDDEDDEDDIGDEDSGSCLSESESNLESDSDGSEDDMKEHGETEADSDAEKTPLKLTKVSLSSHKSSSTLSANCSLLNLKIIKPPSLPSSLLTPTTVTSSGALSNHSTLSPSFTFATLPGSGKRRRVTDERVLRLPLEFGWQRETRIRTVAGRLQGEVAYFAPCGKKLRQYPDVMKYLLRNGITEISRDNFSFSTKIKVGDFYEAREGPEGLQWFLLAEEEIAPSIIAMDGRRSRCTKSEHQLIGDGTGARQWKSHPLNIGENNFQDVSDAKLLRKLEAQEIARQAAQIKMMRKLEKQAMAQAAKEARKQQAIMAAEERRKKREQMKILKQQEKIKRIQQIRMEKEHRAQQILEAKRKKKEEAANAKILEAEKRNKEKEMRRLQAVILKNQELERHRLDMVWERERRRQHMMLMKAVEARKKAEEKERLKKEKKDEKRLNKERKLELRRLELEIAKELKKPNEDMCLADHKPLPELSRIPGLVLPGSTFSDCLMVLQFLRSFGKVLRLDINPNMLNLSDLQEGLLNIEDSMGKVQDLLVSMLSAAVCDPGIPAAHKNKTALGDHLTNVGINRDNVSEILQIYMDGHCEQTELAALALSLRTKAFQAHSPSQKASMLAFLVNELCCSKAVISEIDKNIDHMTNLRKDKWVVEGKLRKLRSIHAKKTGKRDSSVGGEDSHTFVIPTARNKCKRKEGDSEEEEDDDDDSEDQGDDDDDEEEESAGKKGKKAEICEEEDNSVHSTSMEELEKQIEKTYKQQCQIRRKLFDSSHSLRSMAIGQDRYKRRYWVLPQCGGIFVEGMESGEGYEEVKKEKTRQRTAQMISEKEEQLEETKKPVVSSPAESTDGDTSTPESQQDKDSLNLFLQKPGSFSKLSKLLEVAKMAQDSDINSHNSHSARVPTTASYPSYPTSETATTQQGLIDKTDTSVPSLLSASQLKSSPWITCSPLSILHDDQLSKILTEKSNQWFSLLPRSPCDEASVTSGSSPPASSSPLQTISSKSPSSLSPNPLATASSSAPARINNMQSSVLQQVKSGIHQSRLMLCDMSSLPFSGTSLPPMLDLASQHAEGNGNRVFFLANNNSVNKSETPEPLSDKPACASFPAVEVAKTQDYPSPQPIPEEMLCGWWRVSDMEELHCLVKALHSRGTREKVLQKQIQKHTEYMTQLCVNSKDVIDVAELEKQEVSEETVESWCVEEQAMEVDISLLQQVEGLERKVISASLQVKGWMHPEPQSEREDLVYHEHKLFSSPAPERKGQRETSQEELPGSVVRRPNNPLDIAVIRLAELERNIERSSEDEVAPGMRLWRKALCEVRSSAQLSLCLQQLQKSIAWERSIMKVHCQLCQQGDNEELLLLCDGCDKGCHTYCHKPKITTVPDGEWFCPTCVAKSSVCSVIQKSGHSPRSRKQQSRTAGGGKKGIEVKRNGKPSAVGELIKEEAASSNSMPKKGTKEFKKRKGDDSPPSSQARHDGPVSCAKKAKTAKDNNTNGLAMCRVLLAELEAHQDAWPFLTPVNHKAVPGYRKVIKKPMDFSTIREKLTNNLYFNLETFIIDVNLVFENCEKFNEDDSEIGRAGHSMRRFFDKRWTELLE is encoded by the exons GCCATTTGCTCCAGATAACTGGGGATGAAAGTTTAAATATGTCTGGCAGCTCCAATGGTTTTCCTTTAGTCAGCCATCCAGCTTTTGGGCTCTACACATCAAATTCAAGCCGCTCTGAGTTTGGAGGCCTAGGAAGTCTTGGTTTGTCTGCCTTGGCTGCTCACTCCCAGTTTGGTACATTCCCAG ATCTGTGGCGGCCATCTGAGGCACATACCAGAGGGGCAGCAGccttcttccctcctcttctgGGTCTGCATCCTGTATTTGCATCAGCCTTCAACAGTCATGATCCCGTTCACTTGCAGTCACGTAcctcag TTTCTGTAGGCGTAATTGGAACAGTGAATGGTAGGAGTGCTTCTTCCTCTACTGGGAACTCTGCTGTGAACACCAGTTCATTTCCAACAAAGGGAAACATGGAGAAAACTAAAGCCAACAGTAGTTGGAGTCGAAAGAGCAGCCAGGACGTAGGCCAACTGCACCAGAAGaccattcagaaaacaaaagaaaag aaacCCAACAAAAGACCACTAGAGACCTCCAGCATGAGTGGCAGCCAATCGGGATCATTGTCAGATAGCTCCAGTGATGGTGAGGAGAGCAGCAGTGATCTTGAtgacatggaggaggaggacaatgatgaagatgaggatgatCAGAGCAATGACAGTGAGGACTCTGATTCAGAAAAAGAAAGTCGAGTGAAAGTTAAG CGGCTGACACAGAACACTTCTGAGAGTAAAAAGAAGAGACCTTGCTCTGCTGATGGAAATACAACTCTAGACAATCTTCGTGACATTGTTCCTTTGACTTCCTCGTACCGCCTCCAGTCCTCTTCTCATCCTACTGGCCTGCCACAGTCTGCAGCCCTGTTCCTCCAGAGCTCCAGGACTGCAGAGGAGGAAAGCCAGCAGCACATCAGTGTCATCCAGGCCACAGGGTCGGCAGCCGGCAACAGTCCCCGAACACAGTCCCACAGGGAGGCCTCTCCTCTGCCCTCCAGGTCCTCACCCAACCCCATGTCCAACTCACCTAAACACTTACCTCCTTCCACCTCACCAAAGCCCTTCTCTCATTCGTCCTCACCAAAGCATagctctgtctcctcctctcccaaaCCTCTTGCTCTCTGTTCCCCTTCGAAGCCCCTGTCTCTGTGTTCGTCACCCAAGCCTCGGTCCAGCTTTTCTTTACCCAATCCACCACCGAACCTTCTGGATGAAAGATCGTTACACTTGAATAGTTTTAAATTGAAACAG CCCCTCCATTCCAAGGACTCTGTGAAGCAAGCTTTCTCTCTGCGACCTAAGAGCCAGAACTG CAATGATGCCAATCTGTTCCTGAACCACCACCCTAATGGAGTGATCCACAGCGGAGTTCAGGATGCCCCCTTGGCCCTCATCACTAAACCCCGCAGCCAGAGCAGCACCCCCAGTAGCAGGCCCCTCCTGGCAGCCACTAGCCCTCCCTATCCCATGCCCATCAACTTGAGCACTGGCACCAAGGAGATGTCGGGCAGCTCTGCTTCCCCACTTAAATCTTCTGCCTCATCAGGTCTTACTCACAGATCAAGGAAGACTAAGACTCCCAAGTCTCTGCATGCAGGAAAGCACCTCCAGAAAACCAACTCATCCTGTCCACCTGTAGACTTGGTCAGAAGCAGCGAGTCTGAtatccacagcagcaaggactCAGATGACTCTTTAGGAGATGACTacgatgatgacgatgatgaagaCGATGAAGATGATATTGGGGATGAAGATTCTGGCAGTTGCCTGTCAG AGTCGGAGAGCAATCTGGAAAGTGACTCTGATGGCTCTGAGGATGATATGAAGGAGCACGGTGAGACAGAAGCAGATAGCGATGCAGAAAAGACTCCTCTGAAACTCACTAAAGTGTCCTTGTCTTCTCACAAGTCCTCCTCAACCCTCTCAGCCAACTGCTCGCTGCTTAACCTGAAGATCATCAAGCCTCCTAGTTTACCTAGTAGTCTACTCACCCCCACCACAGTGACCAGCTCAGGGGCACTGAGTAACCACAGCACTCTGTCGCCATCCTTCACATTCGCCACACTGCCAG gatcagggaagaggaggagagtaaCGGATGAGAGAGTTCTACGGTTGCCTCTTGAGTTTGG TTGGCAAAGAGAGACCCGAATCAGGACTGTGGCAGGTCGTCTACAAGGAGAGGTCGCTTACTTTGCCCCATGTGGGAAGAAGCTGCGTCAGTATCCTGATGTAATGAAG TACTTACTCCGGAATGgaataactgaaatatcacGGGATAACTTCAGCTTCAGTACAAAAATTAAAGTTGGTGACTTCTATGAAGCCAGAGAAGGACCAGAG GGTCTACAGTGGTTCTTGCTGGCGGAGGAGGAGATCGCTCCCAGTATCATAGCGATGGATGGGAGGCGTAGCCGTTGCACAAAGTCTGAGCACCAGCTGATAGGTGATGGCACTGGGGCCAGACAATGGAAGTCTCATCCTCTTAATATTGGTGAAAATAACTTCCAAGATGTCAGTGACGCCAAGCTGCTACGCAAACTGGAGGCTCAAG AAATAGCTCGACAGGCTGCTCAGATCAAAATGATGAGAAAACTTGAGAAGCAAGCCATGGCGCAAGCGGCCAAGGAGGCAAGGAAGCAACAAG CAATAATGGCTGCAGAAGAGAGGCGGAAAAAGAGGGAGCAGATGAAAATTCTTAAACAGCAA GAGAAGATCAAGCGCATTCAGCAAATTCGTATGGAGAAAGAACACCGTGCACAGCAAATTCTCGAG gcaaaaagaaagaagaaagaagaagcagCCAATGCCAAAATACTGGAGGCTGAGAAGCGAAACAAG GAGAAGGAGATGCGAAGACTGCAAGCTGTCATACTGAAGAACCAG GAGTTGGAGAGGCATAGACTAGATATGGTATGG GAGAGGGAAAGGCGCAGGCAGCACATGATGCTCATGAAGGCTGTGGAGGCCCGTAAGAAGGCAGAG GAGAAAGAGCGtctgaagaaagagaagaaggatGAGAAGCGGTTAAATAAAGAGAGGAAGCTGGAGCTCAGAAGACTGGAACTGGAAATAGCGAAAGAGCTGAAGAAGCCAAATGAAGACATGTGTTTAGCAGATCATAAG CCACTTCCAGAGTTGTCCCGGATCCCTGGTCTGGTCTTACCAGGAAGTACTTTCTCCGACTGCCTGATGGTGCTGCAATTTCTACGCAGCTTTGGGAAAGTCCTGAGGTTAGACATAAATCCAAACATGCTCAACCTAAGTGATCTTCAAGAGGGGTTGCTCAACATTGAGGACAGCATGGGCAAGGTGCAGGACCTGCTGGTGAGCATGCtttctgcagctgtgtgtgatcCTGGTATACCTGCAGCTCACAAG AATAAGACTGCCTTGGGGGACCACCTGACTAATGTGGGGATCAACCGAGACAATGTGTCTGAGATCCTGCAGATCTACATGGATGGTCACTGTGAGCAGACAGAGCTGGCTGCTCTGGCCCTCAGCCTCAGGACCAAGGCGTTTCAGGCCCACAGCCCGTCACAGAAGGCCTCCATGCTAGCATTCCTGGTTAATGAGCTGTGCTGCAGTAAGGCTGTGATCAG TGAGATCGACAAAAACATAGATCACATGACCAACCTGAGGAAGGATAAGTGGGTTGTCGAGGGAAAGCTTCGCAA ACTGAGGAGCATCCATGCCAAGAAGACAGGGAAGAGAGACAGCAGTGTGGGGGGAGAGGACAGCCACACTTTTGTCATCCCCACTGCCAGAAACAAATGCAAGAGGAAAGAAGGGgacagtgaggaggaagaggacgatgACGACGACAGTGAAGACCAAGGAGACGATGAcgatgatgaggaagaagaatCGGCAGGGAAGAAGGGGAAGAAAGCAGAGATATGTGAAGAGGAG GACAACAGTGTACACTCGACCAGcatggaggagctggagaaacAGATAGAGAAAACATACAAG cAACAGTGTCAGATCAGACGGAAGTTATTTGACTCCTCTCACTCACTGCGCTCCATGGCGATTGGACAGGACCGCTACAAGAGACGTTACTGGGTCCTTCCGCAGTGTGGTGGCATCTTTGTGGAAGGCATGGAGAGTGGTGAAG GTTATGAAGaggtgaagaaagagaagacaAGACAGAGGACTGCTCAGATGATCAGTGAAAAAGAAGAGCAGCTGGAAGAGACAAAGAAGCCAGTGGTCTCCAGCCCAGCAGAGAGCACAGACGGTGATACATCCACACCAGAGAGTCAGCAGGACAAAGACAGCCTGAATCTCTTCCTCCAAAAACCCGGCTCCTTCTCTAAGCTTAGCAAACTCCTTGAAGTAGCCAAAATGGCTCAAGATTCAGACATCAATTCTCACAACAGTCATTCTGCTAGAGTCCCTACCACTGCATCTTATCCCTCATATCCCACCTCTGAGACAGCCACTACTCAGCAGGGACTGATAGATAAAACAGACACTTCAGTGCCATCTCTGCTTAGTGCCTCCCAGCTCAAAAGCAGTCCCTGGATAACCTGTAGCCCCCTGTCTATCCTTCATGACGACCAGCTCTCCAAGATACTGACGGAAAAGAGCAACCAGTGGTTTAGCCTCTTGCCTCGCTCTCCTTGCGACGAGGCCTCGGTCACCTCTGGTTCCAGCCCCCCagcctcctcgtctcctctaCAGACCATCAGCTCCAaatccccctcctccctctcccctaaTCCCCTAGCTACAGCCAGCTCCAGTGCTCCTGCTAGGATCAATAACATGCAGTCGTCTGTCCTTCAG CAAGTAAAGTCTGGCATTCATCAAAGCAGACTGATGCTGTGTGACATGTCCAGCCTGCCCTTCTCTGGTACTTCTCTACCCCCCATGCTGGATCTGGCCTCCCAGCATGCAGAGGGTAATGGCAACAGGGTCTTCTTCCTGGCAAATAACAATTCTGTCAACAAGAGTGAGACCCCAGAGCCCCTGAGTGACAAGCCTGCTTGTGCCTCATTCCCTGCTGTGGAGGTGGCCAAGACCCAGGACTACCCTAGTCCTCAGCCTATCCCCGAAG agATGCTGTGTGGCTGGTGGAGGGTGTCAGACATGGAGGAACTGCACTGTCTGGTCAAGGCCCTCCATAGCCGAGGCACCAGAGAGAAGGTCTTGCAGAAACAGATCCAAAAACATACGGAGTATATGACCCAGCTCTGTGTCAACAGCAAAGATG TGATTGATGTGGCAGAGCTGGAGAAGCAGGAGGTGAGTGAGGAGACAGTGGAGAGTTGGTGTGTTGAGGAGCAGGCCATGGAGGTGGACATCAGCCTGCTGCAGCAGGTCGAGGGTCTGGAGAGGAAAGTCATCTCTGCCAGCCTGCAGGTCAAG GGCTGGATGCATCCCGAGCCCCAGTCAGAGAGGGAGGATCTGGTCTATCATGAGCACAAGCTCTTCTCTTCCCCTGCTCCAGAAAGGAAGGGACAGAGAGAAACCAGCCAGGAGGAACTTCCTGGCAGCGTGGTGCGACGGCCCAACAATCCACTTGATATTGCTGTCATCAGGCTGGCAGAGCTGGAGAGGAACATCGAGCGAAG CAGTGAGGATGAGGTGGCTCCGGGGATGAGGTTGTGGCGTAAAGCCCTCTGTGAAGTCCGCAGCTCAGCTCAGCTGTCACTCtgccttcagcagctgcagaaatCCATTGCTTGGGAACGATCCATCATGAAAGTG CACTGCCAGCTGTGTCAACAGGGGGATAATGAAGAACTGCTCTTACTCTGTGATGGCTGTGACAAAGGCTGCCACACATACTGCCATAAACCCAAGATCACTACAGTGCCTGACGGCGAATGGTTTTGTCCCACTTGTGTAGCGAAG TCTTCTGTGTGTTCTGTCATTCAGAAAAGTGGTCATTCCCCCCGGAGCAGGAAGCAACAGAGccgaacagctggaggagggaagaaaggcATTGAGGTAAAACGAAATGGTAAGCCATCTGCAGTTGGAGAGCTCATCAAAGAGGAGGCTGCCAGCAGCAACAGCATGCCAAAGAAAGGTACCAAGGAGTTcaagaagaggaaaggagacgACAGCCCACCCAGCTCCCAGGCCAGGCATGACGGCCCTGTCTCCTGTGCAAAAAAAGCCAAAACGGCCAAAGACAACAATACAAATGGGCTCGCGATGTGCCG AGTGCTGCTGGCTGAGCTAGAGGCCCATCAGGATGCTTGGCCCTTCCTCACGCCGGTCAACCACAAAGCTGTCCCTGGATACAGGAAGGTCATCAAGAAGCCCATGGACTTCTCCACCATCAGAGAAAAGC